One Aspergillus oryzae RIB40 DNA, chromosome 2 genomic window carries:
- a CDS encoding uncharacterized protein (predicted protein), protein MDTAPPPYTPTSPSPSPSTSTSPTITPQNLAPETLLTRGFQIPSKSAYPTSGFTYPPLLAQYNITPTDWENFTSEVITTAKLSRKQWTTAIGKGLGVMVVGGLMVGFLGAIPAYYVARRAQRSREERNMIVGSGELRDVIERWNGGFFEPRGVLIRVDLPFEEVEEMEMMDVLERRRGIPGFGASREGERVREDAARKARIVVIPLPGKLG, encoded by the coding sequence atggacacagcaccaccaccctaCACTCCCAcctcaccctcaccctcaCCTTCAACCTCTACATCACCAACAATAACCCCCCAAAACCTCGCCCCAGAAACCCTCCTCACTCGCGGTTTCCAAATCCCCTCGAAATCCGCCTACCCAACCTCCGGCTTCACATACCCGCCCCTCCTCGCCCAATACAACATCACCCCCACCGACTGGGAAAACTTCACCTCCGAGGTAATCACCACCGCAAAACTAAGCCGCAAGCAATGGACCACAGCCATCGGGAAGGGGCTGGGGGTGATGGTGGTCGGGGGCCTCATGGTTGGGTTTCTAGGGGCCATACCGGCGTATTATGTGGCGAGACGGGCGCAGCGGAGTCGGGAGGAGAGGAATATGATTGTTGGGAGTGGGGAGTTGAGGGATGTTATTGAGCGGTGGAATGGGGGGTTTTTTGAGCCCAGGGGGGTTTTGATTCGGGTTGATTTGCCgtttgaggaggtggaggagatggagatgatggatgttttggagaggagaaggggaatTCCGGGGTTTGGGGCGTCGAGGGAGGGGGAGAGGGTGAGGGAGGATGCGGCGAGGAAGGCGAGGATTGTTGTTATTCCTTTGCCTGGGAAGTTGGGGTAG